In Alphaproteobacteria bacterium, the sequence GACAGATCAAGCGCCCCAAATTATATATACGGGACAGTGGTCTTTTGCATACGCTTCTTGGGGTGTCCGGACAAACCATACTGACACATCCAAAGTGCGGTGCATCTTGGGAAGGGTATGCCCTTGAAACTATCATCAATTCATATGATACGGATTTGTGTGAATTTTATTTCTGGGCCACCGAAAAGGGTGCCGAGCTCGATTTGTTGGTGATTAAAGGCGGGCAGCGCATCGGATACGAATTCAAATATTCGGAATCCCCAAAGATCACCAAATCCATGCACATCGCCATGGAGGATTTAAAATTGGACTCTCTGACAATCATCAATCCAGGAGAAAGATCCTATGCCTTGTCGGCGGACATTTCTGTCAAAACACTAAAGGAAGCAACAAATCGAGATATGAGCGAGTGTTCTTAGGCCATTTTCAATAAATCTTCATGAGTTCGGGGCGATTTCTGGATTGCTTCTTCGGGCTTCGCCCTCATCGCAATGACGTCATGGCGAGCCGACGAAGGCGGCGTGGTCATCCAGGAAACTCACTGATCATTTATGGAAATGGAATTAGATTCACCCATTCCCAATCATTTCTGGCAAGACAGCCCCGTTGTCATCTCCGGGTCAAGTTCGAAGATGACAAGCATGAAATAGCACAGCAAAAAAACAGTGCGCCCTAAGCACCCTCATAGCACCGAATGAAAATCTCCTTGATCTCATTAATTAACGGTTCACGCGGATTGGTGATTGTGCACTGATCAGCATACGCATTGTTGGCCAAGGTATCCAGGGCAGCATCAAAATCATCCCGACGGATTCCAGCCTCCTTCAGCGATTTTGGAATTCCGACCTCTTCCATAAGGGTTCGGACGGCTTCTATCAGTTTTTGCACGCCTTCCTCTGTCGAATTGAATTTCAGCCCCAGGAATTTTGCAATTTCTGCATAGCGCACATCAGCCTTTGGATACTCATATTGGGGGAAAAAGTTCAGCTTAGACGGCATGTTGGCGTTATACCGGATCACATGTGGCAAAAGCAATGCATTGGCACGACCATGGGGGATATGAAAAATGGCACCCAAGTTATGGGCCATACTGTGGTTCAGACCCAGAAAAGCATTCGTAAACGCCATTCCTGCAATGGTTGATGCGTTTGCCATTTTTTCGCGGGCTTTTTTATCATCTAAGTTTTTGCAAACCTTTGGAAGGTATTCGAAAACCAATTCCGCCGCCTTAAGGGCAAGTGGATCCGTAAAATCAGACGCCAAAACCGATACATAGGATTCAATCGCATGGGTTAAAACATCAATCCCGGTATCGGCCGTCATAGATTTTGGAAGGGTATACGTCAGCTCAGGATCAATAATGGCAATATTTGGGGTTAGCTCATAATCAGCCAGGGCATATTTTTTGTTTTCTTTTTTATCGCTGATGACGGTAAAGGCCGTAATTTCGGATCCCGTCCCCGCCGTTGTTGGAATCGCAATTAAAATCGCCTTCTTTCCCATTTTTGGAAACCGTACAGCCCGTTTTCTGATATCCAGGAATTTCAGCTTCATCATGTCGAATTTGCTTTCCGGATCCTCATAAAACATCCAAATCCCTTTGGCGGCATCGATCGCTGATCCCCCACCAACGGCGATAATAATATCAGCGTTGGCTTTGTTGGCTTCCTCAACCCCTTTATAAATTGTTTCAATTGATGGATCCGGTTCAACATCCTGAAAAATCGTATATTTTATGTTTGTTTTATCAAGATGGTACAGGATCTTATCAAGGATCTTGAGTTTGACCATGGATGGATCTGTCACAATGAGGATACTTTTGCCTTTTATCCCCTCGAGGTATCGCAAAGATCCGGGTTCAAAGTAGATCTTTGGGGGGACCTTGAACCACTTGAGTCTTGGGACACGATTTGCTGTGCGTTTAATATTAATCAAGTTGGATGTGCTGACATTGGATGTTGTGGCATTGTGTCCCATCGTGCCACACCCAAGGGTCAGTGATGGGCGGAAATGGTTATAGATATCGCCAATGGCCCCTTGCGCAGATGGGGAATTGACAATGACACGACCGACTTGGACTTGGTCACTATAATCGTGAATGATTTTGTCATCCTCGCAATGAATAACGGCTGTGTGCCCCAGGCCCCCGAATTCAGTGATTCGTCGTGCGACTGCAATGCCTTCATGATGGTCATTCACCTCAAACCATCCCAAAACAGGGCTCAGTTTTTCGCGTGACAATGGAACACTTGGTCCGACATCCGAAAGGGGGGCGATCAATATTTTTGTTTCTTTCGGTACAGTAATCCCGGCTTTTAAGGCAATAATATATGCTGGCTGACCAACAACATCAGGCATCACCGACCCTTTTGCCGGATCAATAACGCGCTGATGTAAAAGCTCCACTTCCTCTGGGTTCAAAAAATAACAGCCCAGGTTAACAAGCAAATTCTTGACCGTCTGGCTAACGCTGCGATCAACAATGACTGCCTGTTCGGATGCGCAGATCATCCCATTGTCAAACGTTTTACTGACAATCAAATCGGCTGTTGCCCGTTTAAGATTGGCGCTTTGATGAATATAACAGGGAACATTGCCTGGCCCCACGCCAAGCGCTGCCTTTCCGGCGCTATAGGCCGCACGAACCATTGATGCCCCGCCGGTAGCCAAAATCATGGACACGCTATCATGCTGCATCAATTTTTGCACGGTGTCATAGGGTACAGGGGGCAACCATTGTATGCAATGCTCAGGGGCGCCCGCTTTTACGGCAGCATCACGCATAACGCGCGCCGCTTGTGCCGAACAGTCGTGGGCCTTTCCATGAAAGCTAAAAATAACGGGGTTGCGTGTTTTGGCAGAAATCAGGGATTTAAATAACGTTGTGGACGTTGGGTTGGTAACCGGCGTCAGGGCGATGATGATTCCAACGGGGTCAGCAACCTCGAAATAGCCATCCTCCTTGTCCTCGCGAATGACCCCAACCGTTTTGTCCTTGCGGATGCTTTCGTACACATATTCGGTTGCATAAAGGTTTTTAATGATTTTATCCTCAAAAACACCCATCTTTGTTTCATCGATCGCCATGCGCGCAAGTTCCATGTGCTGATCAATGCCCGCATAAGCCATGGATTGTACAATGGCATCCACCTGATTTTGGTCGAGTTCTTTGTATTCACGAAGGGCTTGTTCCGCCTGGTTGATTAATTTTGAGATAAGCGCAGTCGATTCATCCACCGCAGAATCCGCCGCAGTAATGGTTTTTTGATCCTGCGTAATTTCGTTTTCATGAGGTATATTTTTTTTAACCATTTTTAATTATCAGCCTTGTGTTTTTTATCCTTATTTCTTAGTCTAGCGTAATTTTCTTTATAAAGAGTTAATCCTAGGCGCTTTGCTCTAAATTTTCGATCCGCGTTAAAATGGGCTCGAAAAGTCTACTTTTGGTTAATTTATGATGAACTTATAAAAAATTATAGAAATCAGTTGTGCGATTGATTAATTCCTATTAAAAAGGGGTATGAATCAATCGGGCCAGTCAGTTGTTTCTTGATTTACTGTCTCAATCCGTTATTTGTAGCGAGTTAACTTGTTTCTTTCCCTTGTAAAAAAGAATCTATTGCGCTGTATAGTTTTTGCTTGCCAGGGGATCTTGTTAATTGATCCCGGGTCAGCGTCAACACTTGTTCCCCATTCTGATGTTTGCGTTCCGCCTTTTTCGATGATTTTTCCGTTTTGCGGAGTGCTGCTGTCTATTTCCTTGCTACCACTGCTATTGCCAAAGTTCTGGCATAATTGGGAAAACTATCTTTTGTTTGGCTGGAGCCTTTTTTCCATAGCAATGTTTTATTCTTTTGCAGGATTTGATTGTGCGGTCGCGTCATTCCTTGGTGTGTTTTTTCATGAATACATGCCATTTATTGTCTTGCTTGTGACCCTGTACACCATTAGTTGTGGTCTACACCTTCGGCTGCAAACGAAAATCACACCAACAAAGAATGTCCTTTTTCTGGTTATTGGATCGTTGATGTCAAGCTTTATTGGAACAACGGGGGCCGCCATGCTTTTGCTCCGGCCTTTTATCCTCCTCAACCGTCACCGCGTTTATCAAGTTCATAATATTATCTTTTTCACCTTTGTCATTGCAAATGTCGGCGGGTGCTTGACCCCCTTGGGGGATCCCCCATTGTTTTTAGGATACTTGAATGGGATTGATTTCTTTTGGCCACTGAAATATCTGTTTATTCCTTGTCTGATCATTTGCGGGCCACTTTTGGGATTTTATTGGTGTTTGGATTGGTTTCTGATGCGAAAAGAGAGATCCCGCACAAATCAATCACAATCAGAACAAACACAAAACCACACCAGATCCGGGTCGGCCATTGCATTGGATGGGGGCATTAATTTAGTCCTTTTATTCTGTGTAATTGCTTGCCTGGTTGGAACCGGGTTTATTCCCGAAAGTCCAGCTTTGCAGTTATTTGGATTACCCATCACCCTTAATCAGCTGATTCGGGATGGTGGATTGCTGACATTGGCGCTGATTTCGTACAAAATAACGCCAGAGAAAATTCATACTCAGCAGAATTTTTCATGGACGCCAATGACAGAGGTTGCCCGTGTTTTTGCTGCAATTTTTATCACCATGCTTCCCATCAATCTGATGCTGCAAGCCGGGCAAAACGGACCACTGGCGGCCGTCCTGGAGCTCACAAACTCACCCCACGAGGCATTTGTTTATTTCTGGCTGACTGGTATTTTCTCGTCATTTTTGGATAATGCCCCAACCTACCTTTTATTTTTCAAGATGGCTGGTGGGGATGCCGCTGATTTAATGAACAACCATCACCAAACGTTGGTCGCCATATCCATGGGATCCGTATTAATGGGCGCGATGACCTATATTGGAAATGCCCCCAATTTCATGATTCGATCCATTGCCAAACAAAATAATATCAAAATGCCAACCTTTTTGGGGTATATGGGGTGGTCATGTTCGATTTTATTACCGCTGTTCCTGGGGGCAAGCCTGTGGTTGTTTTGGTAAGTTCCAATACCTGCACATAGCCAATTTGGGCTTTGCCAAATCAGTGTCGGCCATTTATACCCAAGATGAATGGAAATGTTGAAATTTTATGAAAGATAGTTTTTTCAGAAACAAGACAAAAAAACCGAGCATAGCTATTCTATGTAAGGATTTTTTGTCGCTGTTTATGAAGAAAATAGCAAACATAAAAATCAACATTTTCGTTTAGATTGGGTATATACTGCTTTGTGATGCACGGTCTTCAGGCAATCATCAGTCACTAAATTTTCAGGCAAAAAACCATATGAATACCAATTCTTCAGACCACACAAATTTGATTCAGGGACGAACGGGCCAATGGGAAGTCATCATTGGGCTCGAGGTTCACGCCCAAGTTACATCGAAAGCCAAATTGTTTAGCGGAAGCTCGACCGGTTTTGGCGCCGATCCCAACACGCACGTCAATTTTCTGGATGCCGGCATGCCCGGGATGTTACCCGTCATTAACGCGTACTGCGTCGACCAATCGATCAAAACGGGCCTTGGGATCCATGGCGATATTAATACCGTTTCTGTGTTTGATCGGAAAAATTATTTTTATCCGGACCTGCCAACGGGATACCAAATTTCCCAATTCACCAAACCAATTGTAACCGGTGGGTATCTGGATATTGATCTGGATGGTGGCCAAACGAAGCGTATCAACATTACACGCCTTCATATGGAACAGGATGCCGGAAAAAGCATTCATGATCTGCACCCTAATTTTTCCTATATCGATTTGAATCGGGCTGGCATTGCCTTGATGGAGATTGTTTCTGAGCCTGAAATGCGGTCATCCACAGAAGCAATGGCCTATGTCAAAAAGCTTCGGTCGATCCTGCGTTATCTTGGTACATGCGATGGCAATATGGAGCAGGGAAGCCTGCGCGTTGATGCCAATATTTCCCTTAGAAGGCCAGGGCAGCCCCTTGGAACGCGGGCCGAAATCAAAAACGTGAATTCGATTCGGTTTTTAGGACAGGCTATTGAGTATGAAATTGTTCGCCAGCTGGAAATCCTAGAGGACGGCGTCGAAATCGTTCAGGAA encodes:
- the adhE gene encoding bifunctional acetaldehyde-CoA/alcohol dehydrogenase produces the protein MVKKNIPHENEITQDQKTITAADSAVDESTALISKLINQAEQALREYKELDQNQVDAIVQSMAYAGIDQHMELARMAIDETKMGVFEDKIIKNLYATEYVYESIRKDKTVGVIREDKEDGYFEVADPVGIIIALTPVTNPTSTTLFKSLISAKTRNPVIFSFHGKAHDCSAQAARVMRDAAVKAGAPEHCIQWLPPVPYDTVQKLMQHDSVSMILATGGASMVRAAYSAGKAALGVGPGNVPCYIHQSANLKRATADLIVSKTFDNGMICASEQAVIVDRSVSQTVKNLLVNLGCYFLNPEEVELLHQRVIDPAKGSVMPDVVGQPAYIIALKAGITVPKETKILIAPLSDVGPSVPLSREKLSPVLGWFEVNDHHEGIAVARRITEFGGLGHTAVIHCEDDKIIHDYSDQVQVGRVIVNSPSAQGAIGDIYNHFRPSLTLGCGTMGHNATTSNVSTSNLINIKRTANRVPRLKWFKVPPKIYFEPGSLRYLEGIKGKSILIVTDPSMVKLKILDKILYHLDKTNIKYTIFQDVEPDPSIETIYKGVEEANKANADIIIAVGGGSAIDAAKGIWMFYEDPESKFDMMKLKFLDIRKRAVRFPKMGKKAILIAIPTTAGTGSEITAFTVISDKKENKKYALADYELTPNIAIIDPELTYTLPKSMTADTGIDVLTHAIESYVSVLASDFTDPLALKAAELVFEYLPKVCKNLDDKKAREKMANASTIAGMAFTNAFLGLNHSMAHNLGAIFHIPHGRANALLLPHVIRYNANMPSKLNFFPQYEYPKADVRYAEIAKFLGLKFNSTEEGVQKLIEAVRTLMEEVGIPKSLKEAGIRRDDFDAALDTLANNAYADQCTITNPREPLINEIKEIFIRCYEGA
- a CDS encoding sodium:proton antiporter, whose translation is MRCIVFACQGILLIDPGSASTLVPHSDVCVPPFSMIFPFCGVLLSISLLPLLLPKFWHNWENYLLFGWSLFSIAMFYSFAGFDCAVASFLGVFFHEYMPFIVLLVTLYTISCGLHLRLQTKITPTKNVLFLVIGSLMSSFIGTTGAAMLLLRPFILLNRHRVYQVHNIIFFTFVIANVGGCLTPLGDPPLFLGYLNGIDFFWPLKYLFIPCLIICGPLLGFYWCLDWFLMRKERSRTNQSQSEQTQNHTRSGSAIALDGGINLVLLFCVIACLVGTGFIPESPALQLFGLPITLNQLIRDGGLLTLALISYKITPEKIHTQQNFSWTPMTEVARVFAAIFITMLPINLMLQAGQNGPLAAVLELTNSPHEAFVYFWLTGIFSSFLDNAPTYLLFFKMAGGDAADLMNNHHQTLVAISMGSVLMGAMTYIGNAPNFMIRSIAKQNNIKMPTFLGYMGWSCSILLPLFLGASLWLFW
- the gatB gene encoding Asp-tRNA(Asn)/Glu-tRNA(Gln) amidotransferase subunit GatB, coding for MNTNSSDHTNLIQGRTGQWEVIIGLEVHAQVTSKAKLFSGSSTGFGADPNTHVNFLDAGMPGMLPVINAYCVDQSIKTGLGIHGDINTVSVFDRKNYFYPDLPTGYQISQFTKPIVTGGYLDIDLDGGQTKRINITRLHMEQDAGKSIHDLHPNFSYIDLNRAGIALMEIVSEPEMRSSTEAMAYVKKLRSILRYLGTCDGNMEQGSLRVDANISLRRPGQPLGTRAEIKNVNSIRFLGQAIEYEIVRQLEILEDGVEIVQETRLFDPSQGETRSMRNKENAHDYRYFPDPDLRPLIVSDDRITQIRQSMPELPDEKKKRFMDDYGLTDYDASVLVAEQETAFYFESVVRESKAKDTKQASKLIANWIIGDVFGAMNKDSISLSNLPFSPADLAGLVDLIIDGTISGKIAKDVFLKMWLTKKSPDILVQELGLQQISDPAVIEQAILKIMDKSPDKLADYRSGKQQLFGFFVGLVMKELNGKANPTLVNEILKTKL